The Nocardioides panzhihuensis genome has a segment encoding these proteins:
- a CDS encoding DUF4082 domain-containing protein — MPSHSMAPSAYRRRIDRPPHGRRRTARWRRTAFASALVTLIAGSALWAFGTATAHPETVSLLPDDAVPAVLTDPDSRPVELGLRFRTSEPVEAVALQVYLGPNNHGPHQATLWSGRGRPLARVQLGGAAGDGLRAVSLERPVRLEPGRSYVVSYTAPGGHYSTDEHFFDRSISNGPLSAGANAGVYSYRPGEFPRSTYRATNYQVDVVVRPAGPGEEPTTSPTQSDGAPPSSAPPSQSPGPSTSVSPSAPASSSTAPSTSPSSPTGAPTTSSPAPTSAPPAGGFPTRASAGLPDGWQPKRSVTGTYTISTPGAVVEDLRVTNGTINVTAKNVTLRRVQAVGSVIANYASATCATGLVIEDSEIVRGTAPTTDDAWPAVTSGGYTARNVLIDGVPEGFRAQGRSACGGVAIHDSYVRVVSPDVCTDWHGDGIQGYGGGALTVRKTVIDFVDTNNCGGTAPFFYPDQDNTSVDIDGLIVSGGGYPFRLGTPGTVRNLYVVDRSWVFGPLDVRCNLVTQWQAATATLNSAGQPVVVRNLPCTT, encoded by the coding sequence ATGCCCTCCCACAGCATGGCCCCCAGCGCATATCGACGACGGATCGACCGACCTCCCCACGGTCGCCGCAGAACCGCCCGGTGGCGGCGTACCGCCTTCGCCAGCGCCCTGGTCACCCTCATCGCCGGCAGCGCCCTCTGGGCGTTCGGCACGGCGACCGCGCACCCTGAGACGGTCAGCCTTCTCCCCGACGACGCGGTCCCCGCGGTCCTGACGGACCCCGACTCCCGCCCCGTGGAGCTCGGGCTGCGGTTCCGGACCTCGGAGCCGGTCGAGGCGGTCGCGCTCCAGGTGTATCTGGGCCCGAACAACCACGGCCCGCACCAGGCGACCCTGTGGTCCGGGCGGGGCCGTCCGCTCGCCCGTGTCCAGCTCGGCGGCGCGGCCGGAGACGGCCTGAGGGCCGTCTCGCTCGAGCGGCCGGTGCGTCTCGAGCCAGGCCGTTCCTACGTCGTCTCCTACACCGCGCCCGGTGGTCACTACTCGACCGACGAACACTTCTTCGACCGTTCGATCAGTAACGGTCCGCTGTCGGCCGGCGCGAACGCGGGTGTCTACAGCTACCGGCCGGGCGAGTTCCCCCGCTCGACGTACCGGGCCACCAACTACCAGGTCGACGTCGTCGTTCGGCCGGCCGGCCCTGGCGAGGAGCCGACGACCTCACCGACGCAGTCCGACGGCGCACCACCCTCCAGCGCGCCTCCGTCCCAGAGTCCCGGTCCCTCGACAAGCGTCAGCCCGAGCGCGCCGGCGAGCTCCTCGACTGCTCCGTCTACCTCCCCGAGCTCCCCGACCGGCGCTCCGACGACCTCCAGCCCCGCGCCCACCTCCGCCCCTCCCGCTGGTGGCTTCCCGACCCGCGCCTCGGCCGGGCTGCCGGACGGCTGGCAGCCCAAGCGGTCGGTGACCGGGACGTACACGATCAGTACGCCGGGCGCCGTCGTCGAGGACCTGCGGGTCACGAACGGGACGATCAACGTCACCGCCAAGAACGTGACCCTGCGCCGCGTGCAGGCGGTCGGCTCGGTGATCGCCAACTACGCCAGCGCCACCTGCGCGACCGGTCTCGTCATCGAGGACTCCGAGATCGTCCGTGGCACGGCCCCGACGACGGACGACGCCTGGCCCGCGGTCACCTCGGGCGGCTACACGGCGCGCAACGTACTCATCGACGGGGTTCCGGAGGGCTTCCGGGCCCAGGGAAGGTCGGCGTGCGGCGGCGTCGCGATCCACGACTCCTACGTACGTGTCGTCTCGCCCGACGTCTGTACCGACTGGCACGGTGACGGCATCCAGGGCTACGGCGGTGGGGCCCTCACCGTCCGGAAGACGGTCATCGACTTCGTCGACACCAACAACTGTGGCGGGACCGCCCCGTTCTTCTACCCCGACCAGGACAACACCTCCGTCGACATCGACGGCCTGATCGTGAGCGGCGGCGGCTACCCGTTCCGGCTCGGCACACCGGGCACGGTGAGGAACCTGTACGTGGTCGACCGGAGCTGGGTCTTCGGACCGCTCGACGTCAGGTGCAACCTGGTCACCCAGTGGCAGGCCGCGACCGCGACGCTGAACTCCGCCGGCCAGCCCGTCGTCGTCCGCAACCTGCCCTGCACGACCTGA
- a CDS encoding polysaccharide deacetylase family protein, which yields MPAHVTNICFHGIGEPGRRLEPGEDRYWISRDAYADILDAIVDRPEVRISFDDGNRSDVEFGLPGLLERDLSATFFVLAGRLGLSGSLDRLDIRLLRVAGMRIGTHGMDHVSWRGLDPAGVRRELVQARERITMAAGEAVDEAALPLGRYDRTTLRHLRRLGYRHVHTSDRAHAVAGAWLQPRFSVTADDDGDSVRSQILNGQGIARRVERQAAGLVKRLR from the coding sequence ATGCCCGCCCACGTGACCAACATCTGCTTTCACGGCATCGGCGAGCCCGGACGCCGGCTGGAGCCGGGCGAGGACCGCTACTGGATCAGCCGCGACGCCTATGCGGACATCCTCGACGCGATCGTCGACCGGCCCGAGGTGCGGATCAGCTTCGACGACGGCAACCGCTCCGACGTCGAGTTCGGGCTGCCGGGCCTGCTCGAGCGCGACCTGAGCGCGACCTTCTTCGTCCTGGCCGGGCGGCTCGGCCTGTCAGGAAGCCTCGACCGTCTCGACATCCGTCTCCTCCGGGTGGCGGGCATGCGGATCGGCACCCACGGCATGGATCACGTCAGCTGGCGCGGCCTCGACCCCGCCGGCGTACGCCGCGAGCTGGTCCAGGCCCGCGAGCGGATCACCATGGCCGCCGGTGAGGCGGTCGACGAGGCGGCGCTCCCGCTCGGCCGCTACGACCGCACCACGCTGAGGCACCTGCGCCGCCTGGGCTACCGGCACGTGCACACCAGCGACCGCGCCCACGCGGTGGCCGGTGCCTGGCTGCAACCGAGGTTCAGCGTCACCGCGGACGACGACGGCGACAGCGTACGCAGCCAGATCCTGAACGGGCAGGGCATCGCCAGGAGGGTGGAGCGCCAGGCAGCAGGCCTGGTCAAGAGACTGCGCTGA
- a CDS encoding glycosyltransferase family 2 protein, whose amino-acid sequence MFEPPIRIAVVVVTYNSAHLLADLLGSLQEGLAGLGWRLVIADNASADGSAETARRLAPEATVVETGRNGGYAAGINAGVAAALAAAPDLDAVLVLNPDVRLEPGCGAALARELGLSDDGLPHDGLPGVGVAVPRLVDAEGRLIASMRGAPSLLRAFADAVVGANRAGRVRWAGEIVADPAEYERGQDTDWAEGSTQLISAECWRACGPWDESYFLYSEETEFHLRARDRGFRVRFVPAARAVHLGGESTTSPGLWTLLVANRVRLFTARRGRVQGAAYWLMVLARECSRALLGKQTSRRAVRTLVSRRRMSAPRGPEWVGAA is encoded by the coding sequence GTGTTCGAGCCTCCCATCCGCATCGCCGTCGTGGTGGTGACCTACAACAGTGCTCATCTGCTGGCCGACCTCCTCGGTTCCCTGCAGGAGGGGCTCGCCGGTCTCGGGTGGCGGCTGGTGATCGCCGACAACGCCTCGGCCGACGGCTCCGCGGAGACCGCGCGCCGGCTCGCGCCGGAGGCGACCGTCGTCGAGACGGGGCGCAACGGCGGCTACGCCGCCGGGATCAACGCGGGTGTCGCGGCCGCCCTGGCCGCGGCCCCCGACCTCGACGCGGTGCTCGTGCTCAATCCCGACGTACGCCTCGAGCCGGGCTGCGGCGCGGCGCTCGCCCGCGAGCTGGGTCTGTCTGATGACGGTCTGCCTCACGACGGTCTGCCGGGCGTCGGCGTCGCCGTCCCCCGGCTGGTCGACGCCGAGGGCCGGCTGATCGCGTCGATGCGGGGCGCACCGAGCCTGCTGCGGGCCTTCGCCGACGCGGTCGTAGGCGCCAACCGCGCCGGACGGGTCCGCTGGGCGGGGGAGATCGTGGCCGATCCGGCCGAGTACGAGCGCGGTCAGGACACCGACTGGGCCGAGGGGTCCACACAGCTGATCAGTGCCGAGTGCTGGCGCGCGTGCGGGCCGTGGGACGAGTCCTACTTCCTCTACTCCGAGGAGACCGAGTTCCACCTCCGCGCCCGCGACCGGGGGTTCCGGGTGCGGTTCGTGCCCGCCGCCCGCGCGGTGCACCTCGGTGGCGAGTCCACCACCTCACCCGGGCTGTGGACGCTGCTGGTCGCCAACCGGGTGCGGCTCTTCACCGCCCGCCGCGGGCGGGTCCAGGGAGCGGCGTACTGGCTGATGGTGCTGGCCCGGGAGTGCAGCCGTGCGCTGCTCGGGAAGCAGACCTCGCGCCGCGCGGTCCGCACTCTGGTGAGCCGTCGCCGGATGAGCGCGCCGCGCGGTCCCGAGTGGGTGGGGGCGGCATGA
- a CDS encoding pyridoxal-dependent decarboxylase, exosortase A system-associated produces MTSETGGRARRDHVGDVPVRMLAERVGSTPFFAYDRAAIDARVASLRSALPGDVHLSYAVKANPMPALVQHLARAVDALDVASGAEMRVALDTGTAPGAVSFAGPGKSVAELSQAVAAGVLVEIESPLEADRLVEAADRLGVRPRVAVRVNPDFEVKGSGMRMGGGAQQFGVDAETVPMLLKTLHDRDVEVAGFHVFSGSQNLHAEILAEAQERTVDLVLRLSDDLPAAMTYLNIGGGFGIPYYTQDQPLDLDMVGSRLESLMATRVRPSLPSAQVVIELGRYLVGEAGVYVTRVVDRKISRGKTFLVVDGGMHHQLAASGNFGQVIRRNYPISVVAAGAGEEVTETVQVVGCLCTPLDLLGDKVSLPRAEVGDLVVVHQAGAYGLTASPTAFLSHPVPLEVLV; encoded by the coding sequence ATGACGTCTGAAACCGGAGGTCGAGCTCGTCGAGACCACGTGGGGGACGTCCCGGTCCGGATGCTCGCCGAGCGGGTCGGTTCGACGCCGTTCTTCGCCTATGACCGGGCCGCGATCGACGCTCGGGTGGCCTCGCTGCGGTCTGCTCTTCCCGGTGACGTCCATCTGAGCTATGCGGTCAAGGCCAACCCGATGCCGGCCCTGGTGCAGCATCTGGCCCGGGCCGTCGATGCGCTCGACGTCGCCTCGGGGGCCGAGATGCGGGTGGCGCTGGACACCGGGACTGCGCCGGGGGCGGTGAGCTTCGCCGGGCCGGGGAAGTCGGTCGCCGAGCTGTCCCAGGCCGTGGCGGCCGGGGTGCTGGTCGAGATCGAGTCTCCGCTGGAGGCCGACCGGCTGGTCGAGGCCGCGGACCGGCTCGGGGTCCGGCCGCGGGTCGCGGTGCGGGTCAACCCGGACTTCGAGGTCAAGGGCTCCGGGATGCGGATGGGCGGTGGTGCCCAGCAGTTCGGGGTCGACGCCGAGACGGTGCCGATGCTGCTCAAGACCCTGCACGACCGCGACGTCGAGGTGGCAGGCTTCCACGTCTTCTCCGGCTCCCAGAACCTGCACGCAGAGATTCTCGCCGAGGCCCAGGAACGCACGGTCGACCTCGTCCTGCGGCTCTCCGACGATCTGCCTGCGGCGATGACCTATCTCAACATCGGTGGCGGCTTCGGCATCCCCTACTACACCCAGGATCAGCCTCTCGACCTGGACATGGTGGGCTCGCGGCTGGAGTCGCTGATGGCGACGCGGGTGAGACCCTCGCTGCCCTCGGCGCAGGTCGTCATCGAGCTCGGCCGCTACCTGGTCGGCGAGGCCGGGGTCTACGTGACCCGGGTCGTCGACCGCAAGATCTCTCGCGGCAAGACCTTCCTCGTCGTCGACGGCGGCATGCACCACCAGCTCGCCGCCTCGGGCAACTTCGGCCAGGTCATCCGCCGCAACTACCCGATCTCGGTCGTCGCTGCGGGTGCCGGCGAGGAGGTCACCGAGACCGTGCAGGTCGTCGGCTGCCTGTGTACGCCGCTGGACCTGCTCGGCGACAAGGTGAGCCTCCCGCGCGCAGAGGTGGGTGACCTGGTCGTGGTCCACCAGGCCGGCGCGTACGGCCTCACCGCCAGCCCCACCGCCTTCCTCAGCCACCCGGTGCCGCTCGAAGTGCTCGTCTGA
- a CDS encoding acyl carrier protein, whose amino-acid sequence MTIDTTEATLDRVGEAITEVIGPDHSAGSLTAATLLFGSLPELDSLALVELITVLEDRFGFEMDEDDINAEVFESVGSLAEYVGGQIG is encoded by the coding sequence ATGACCATCGACACCACCGAAGCGACCCTGGACCGGGTCGGTGAGGCGATCACCGAGGTGATCGGACCTGACCACAGCGCCGGCTCGCTGACCGCGGCCACCCTCCTCTTCGGCTCCCTGCCCGAGCTCGACTCGCTCGCCCTCGTCGAGCTGATCACCGTCCTCGAGGACCGCTTCGGTTTCGAGATGGACGAGGACGACATCAACGCCGAGGTCTTCGAGTCGGTCGGGTCGCTGGCCGAGTACGTGGGTGGGCAGATCGGCTGA
- a CDS encoding AMP-binding protein — MNPLAERIRTVRSRPHSEAVIADRRTSVDAAGLADAAEELRLGLVKAAGARRPLVAVSLPLCTDAVVALVAAILGDLSVCFVDPSAPEERRRSLLQALHPDVVLDRSGIRTVASSSTPSQDALEAGYVAMSSGSTGGGPKGVLSPWAAIDAFVPHGAAALDLDASSMWAEVSHLSYDLAMTNLLVALAAGASIRVSSSLGDRLRPLGFCARVGATHVRLAPRFIYLAANERGSASPRTLRVWGSGGDRLSAADAQRVFDLGVATVVNTYGTSETIGFASAARFEAGDDLPTVHGALGIGRGSVGGWRTSLAPDEAGEMLIIESPLLPRGYLFGTPSGEFPRWDGPDRVLTGDLGARRGEELFCLGRAGRRVKRSASFVDLDALDAEVKDAFGLATFTAATPEGALVSLVEGAGNDLDDLRRRLPTVLRPDSVPDVLVPVAQLPRTGNGKIDQVAAQHLAATAG; from the coding sequence GTGAACCCGTTGGCCGAGCGCATCCGAACCGTACGCAGCCGACCCCACTCGGAAGCCGTGATCGCGGACCGGCGCACATCGGTCGACGCGGCCGGGCTGGCAGACGCTGCCGAGGAGCTGCGGCTGGGCCTCGTCAAAGCGGCCGGCGCCCGGCGCCCGTTGGTCGCGGTGTCGCTGCCGCTGTGCACCGACGCGGTCGTCGCGCTCGTGGCCGCGATCCTCGGTGACCTCTCCGTCTGCTTCGTGGACCCGTCGGCCCCCGAGGAGCGCCGCCGGTCCCTCCTCCAGGCGCTGCATCCCGACGTCGTGCTCGACCGGTCGGGGATCCGGACGGTCGCGTCATCATCGACGCCTTCTCAGGACGCGCTGGAGGCCGGGTACGTCGCGATGTCCTCGGGCTCGACCGGCGGTGGCCCGAAGGGGGTGCTGTCGCCCTGGGCCGCGATCGACGCCTTCGTCCCGCACGGCGCGGCCGCGCTCGACCTCGATGCCTCCTCGATGTGGGCAGAGGTCTCCCATCTCTCCTACGACCTGGCGATGACCAACCTGCTGGTCGCCCTGGCCGCCGGCGCCTCGATCCGGGTGTCCTCGTCGCTCGGTGACCGGCTCCGGCCGCTCGGCTTCTGCGCCCGCGTCGGGGCGACGCACGTACGCCTGGCCCCTCGGTTCATCTACCTCGCCGCCAACGAGCGCGGCAGCGCCTCCCCGCGAACGCTGCGGGTGTGGGGATCCGGCGGCGACCGGCTCTCGGCCGCCGACGCCCAGCGCGTCTTCGATCTCGGGGTCGCGACCGTTGTCAACACGTACGGCACCAGCGAGACGATCGGGTTCGCGAGCGCTGCCCGCTTCGAGGCCGGCGACGACCTGCCGACGGTCCACGGAGCCCTCGGGATCGGACGCGGGTCGGTCGGCGGGTGGCGTACGTCGCTCGCTCCCGACGAGGCCGGCGAGATGCTGATCATCGAGTCGCCTCTTCTGCCCCGCGGCTACCTCTTCGGGACCCCGAGCGGAGAGTTTCCGCGCTGGGACGGACCGGATCGGGTGCTCACCGGCGACCTCGGCGCCCGGCGCGGCGAGGAGCTCTTCTGCCTCGGTCGCGCCGGCCGCCGGGTCAAGCGCAGCGCGAGCTTCGTCGACCTGGACGCCCTCGACGCCGAGGTGAAGGACGCCTTCGGTCTGGCCACCTTCACCGCCGCCACTCCCGAAGGTGCCCTGGTCAGCCTCGTCGAAGGCGCCGGCAACGACCTCGACGACCTCCGCCGCCGGCTCCCGACGGTGCTGCGCCCCGACTCGGTCCCCGACGTACTCGTTCCCGTCGCCCAGCTTCCTCGCACCGGAAACGGCAAGATCGACCAGGTAGCGGCCCAGCACCTCGCCGCCACCGCGGGCTGA
- a CDS encoding glycosyltransferase family 4 protein — MLIIVQNLPVPLDRRVWLECQALVARGYEVSVICPKGPGDPGRQQLSGVRIYKYRPAPQASGVLGYLLEFVYCWIRTALLANKVWRDRPFSVMQACNPPDTYWLLARIWKRRGVRFVFDQHDLNPELFLSRFGTPTSLSGRAQLAALRWLEKQTYATADQVISTNESYRKVAIDRGGMDPRDVTVVRSGPDTSVMRPVRPHDPASESTAGGRHTLVYLGIMGPQDGVDTVLEVMEELVHRRGRSDVDAVLMGFGDCLEELERRCTELRLDDVVTFTGRAGPALIAQHLSAATVGLCPDLKTPLNDVSTMNKTMEYMAYALPSVSFDLVETRVSAEDAALFVPSGDVAAFTDAVESLLDDPELRVELALRARERAAKVLDWAPQSAAYVQVYDSMCAITEVAVAVDGFEYVDLDDPDALRQFVLTRGPAVT, encoded by the coding sequence GTGCTGATCATCGTCCAGAACCTGCCCGTGCCGCTGGACCGACGTGTCTGGCTGGAGTGTCAGGCGCTGGTCGCGCGCGGCTACGAGGTCAGTGTGATCTGCCCGAAGGGGCCCGGCGACCCGGGGCGACAGCAGCTCAGCGGCGTACGCATCTACAAGTACCGGCCAGCGCCGCAGGCCAGCGGCGTGCTCGGCTACCTGCTCGAGTTCGTCTACTGCTGGATCCGCACCGCACTGCTGGCCAACAAGGTCTGGCGGGACCGCCCGTTCAGCGTGATGCAGGCGTGCAACCCGCCCGACACCTACTGGCTGCTGGCCCGCATCTGGAAGCGGCGCGGCGTCCGGTTCGTCTTCGACCAGCACGATCTCAACCCCGAGCTCTTCCTCTCCCGGTTCGGCACGCCGACGTCGCTGTCCGGTCGCGCCCAGCTGGCCGCGCTGCGTTGGCTCGAGAAGCAGACGTACGCCACCGCCGACCAGGTCATCTCGACCAACGAGTCCTACCGGAAGGTAGCGATCGACCGAGGCGGGATGGACCCTCGGGACGTGACTGTGGTCCGCAGCGGACCGGATACGTCAGTGATGCGCCCGGTACGGCCCCACGACCCTGCGTCCGAGAGCACCGCCGGCGGCCGGCACACCCTGGTCTATCTCGGGATCATGGGGCCCCAGGACGGCGTCGACACGGTGCTGGAGGTCATGGAGGAGCTCGTCCACCGGCGCGGCCGCAGCGACGTCGACGCTGTGCTGATGGGCTTCGGCGACTGTCTCGAGGAGCTCGAGCGCCGCTGCACCGAGCTGCGCCTCGACGACGTGGTCACCTTCACCGGCCGGGCCGGGCCCGCGCTGATCGCCCAGCACCTCAGCGCCGCGACCGTCGGCCTGTGCCCCGACCTGAAGACGCCGCTCAACGACGTGTCGACGATGAACAAGACGATGGAGTACATGGCCTACGCCCTGCCGTCGGTCTCCTTCGACCTGGTCGAGACCCGGGTCTCCGCCGAGGATGCTGCGCTCTTCGTCCCCTCCGGGGACGTGGCCGCGTTCACCGACGCCGTCGAGTCGCTGCTCGACGACCCAGAGCTCCGGGTCGAGCTGGCCCTGCGAGCACGGGAACGCGCTGCGAAGGTGCTGGACTGGGCCCCGCAGTCGGCGGCGTACGTGCAGGTCTACGACTCGATGTGCGCGATCACTGAGGTCGCGGTGGCGGTCGACGGGTTCGAGTACGTCGATCTCGACGACCCGGACGCGCTGCGCCAGTTCGTGCTGACCCGGGGGCCTGCCGTCACGTAA
- a CDS encoding DUF1972 domain-containing protein, translating to MTPTVRMLGTRGVPAAHGGFETAVENIGLDLVDRGWRVVVYCQDDEPSAELRVDSWKGIERVHVPARHDGPRGTIEFDVGAVRHAAREAARDGSVCVTFGYNTGALNAVLRSRRVPNIVNMDGIEWKRARWSGPEKAFLWTQERAACWLGDHLIADHPEIARHLATRVPADKITTIAYGAPRIVDAPEWAVFDRGLEPGSYLTVIARPVPENNILEIVRAFSSRRWGRQLVVLGDYDPADDYHRAVLEAAGDEVVFLGAIYDTDIVSALRFHSVAYVHGHQVGGTNPSLVEALGCGNAVIAHDNRYNRWVADDAALYFSDEAGIVSALERLLSDHELAASLSGHAHARHAAEFTWSRITDKYESLIRAHLR from the coding sequence GTGACCCCAACTGTGCGGATGCTCGGGACCCGCGGCGTTCCTGCTGCCCACGGCGGCTTCGAGACCGCCGTGGAGAACATCGGGCTGGATCTGGTCGACCGCGGTTGGCGGGTCGTCGTCTACTGCCAGGACGACGAGCCCTCCGCGGAGCTGCGCGTCGACTCCTGGAAGGGCATCGAGCGTGTCCATGTGCCGGCCCGGCACGACGGCCCGCGCGGGACGATCGAGTTCGATGTCGGCGCGGTGCGACACGCGGCCCGGGAGGCCGCGCGAGACGGCAGCGTATGCGTGACGTTCGGCTACAACACCGGTGCGCTCAACGCCGTCCTCCGCTCCCGTCGGGTCCCCAACATCGTCAACATGGACGGCATCGAGTGGAAGCGGGCCCGCTGGTCGGGCCCCGAGAAGGCGTTCCTGTGGACCCAGGAGCGGGCTGCCTGCTGGCTGGGTGACCATCTGATCGCCGACCATCCCGAGATCGCCCGTCATCTGGCGACCCGGGTGCCCGCCGACAAGATCACCACGATCGCCTACGGCGCCCCGCGCATCGTCGACGCCCCGGAGTGGGCGGTGTTCGACCGAGGCCTGGAACCGGGCTCCTACCTCACCGTGATCGCCCGGCCGGTGCCGGAGAACAACATCCTCGAGATCGTCCGCGCCTTCTCCAGCCGCCGCTGGGGTCGGCAGCTGGTGGTCCTGGGTGACTACGACCCCGCAGACGACTACCACCGCGCCGTCCTCGAGGCGGCCGGCGACGAGGTCGTCTTCCTCGGTGCGATCTACGACACCGACATCGTCTCGGCCCTGCGCTTCCACTCGGTGGCCTACGTCCACGGGCATCAGGTCGGTGGCACCAACCCGTCGCTGGTCGAAGCGCTCGGCTGCGGCAACGCGGTGATCGCCCACGACAACCGCTACAACCGCTGGGTGGCCGACGATGCCGCCCTCTACTTCTCCGACGAGGCCGGCATCGTCTCCGCGCTGGAGCGGCTCCTGTCCGATCACGAGCTGGCAGCATCGCTGTCCGGCCATGCCCATGCGCGGCACGCCGCCGAGTTCACCTGGAGCCGGATCACCGACAAGTACGAATCGCTCATCCGCGCCCACCTGCGCTGA
- a CDS encoding MFS transporter codes for MTQHPVATTNAGDVRYWLSLLVVLGPVLLVSMDGSILFLAMPRVSQALNPSADQALWILDIYGFAVGSLLVAFGNLGDRYGRLRLLMIGAACFGLGSAAAAFAPTPELLIAARAVMGIAGATLLPSALAVLSELFTDPEKRAQAIGIFAAAFAAGFAIGPVIGGVLLERFWWGSVFLINLPVIALFLCFAPVLLREVQATRPGRVDAISVVTSAVGLLLAIYGIKNAAAEGLTLSAVAYAILGSVVLTWFSLRQRRLEHPLIDFSLFRDRTFTVAIITGLLPLAAWSAAAYLAGIYLQSVLDISVLQAALLALPGAVVLTATCIVTPMVVGRVGKRTALLVCHFTIAAGLLLLLPTTVTGGVGWYIASTAVAGIGYGISFAVVADTAVVAVPPERAGSAGAIAETSNEIGNALGIALLGSLAALLFRLQGPDLAPTLDETLQLSDLTATLVTDAKAAFLTGLHIAAATAAVLHLLLGLLALRWLPRETPVPAAEHEVATT; via the coding sequence ATGACTCAACATCCTGTTGCCACGACCAACGCCGGCGACGTCCGGTATTGGCTCAGCCTGCTCGTCGTCCTGGGCCCGGTTCTGCTGGTCTCGATGGACGGGTCCATCCTGTTCCTCGCGATGCCCCGGGTCAGCCAGGCACTGAACCCCAGTGCTGACCAAGCACTGTGGATCCTCGACATCTACGGGTTCGCTGTCGGATCGCTTCTCGTCGCATTCGGCAACCTCGGCGACCGCTACGGACGCCTCAGACTGCTCATGATCGGGGCGGCGTGCTTCGGTCTCGGCTCGGCGGCCGCCGCGTTCGCACCCACGCCAGAGCTGCTCATCGCCGCCCGCGCAGTCATGGGGATCGCCGGCGCGACACTGCTCCCGTCAGCGCTGGCGGTCCTCAGCGAGCTGTTCACCGACCCGGAGAAGAGAGCGCAGGCCATCGGCATCTTCGCCGCAGCCTTCGCAGCGGGCTTCGCGATCGGCCCTGTGATCGGCGGGGTGCTCCTAGAGCGTTTCTGGTGGGGATCGGTGTTTCTGATCAACCTGCCTGTCATCGCTTTGTTCCTCTGCTTCGCGCCCGTACTGCTGCGGGAGGTCCAAGCCACTCGCCCCGGCCGCGTCGACGCGATCAGTGTCGTCACCTCCGCCGTCGGGCTGCTGCTGGCGATCTACGGCATCAAGAACGCCGCCGCCGAAGGCCTGACGCTGTCCGCTGTCGCCTACGCGATCCTGGGCAGCGTCGTACTGACGTGGTTCAGCCTCCGGCAGCGACGACTCGAACACCCGCTCATCGACTTCTCGCTGTTCCGCGATCGGACCTTCACCGTCGCCATCATCACTGGACTACTGCCGCTCGCAGCCTGGTCGGCCGCCGCGTACCTGGCCGGGATCTACCTGCAGTCCGTGCTCGACATCTCCGTCCTCCAGGCAGCACTCTTGGCGCTTCCCGGCGCCGTCGTGCTGACCGCGACCTGCATCGTCACCCCGATGGTCGTCGGCCGCGTCGGCAAGCGGACCGCATTGCTCGTGTGCCACTTCACGATCGCTGCAGGTCTGCTCCTCCTGCTTCCCACCACCGTCACCGGCGGCGTCGGCTGGTACATCGCCTCGACTGCTGTTGCGGGCATCGGCTACGGCATCTCGTTCGCGGTTGTCGCGGACACTGCCGTGGTCGCGGTTCCTCCCGAGCGCGCTGGATCAGCTGGTGCGATCGCAGAGACCAGCAACGAGATCGGCAACGCCCTCGGTATCGCGCTGCTCGGGTCGCTGGCGGCCTTGCTCTTCCGACTCCAGGGTCCCGATCTCGCACCCACGCTCGACGAGACGCTCCAGCTCTCCGATCTGACAGCGACACTCGTGACCGACGCCAAGGCGGCCTTTCTCACCGGACTGCACATCGCCGCAGCAACCGCCGCCGTCCTGCATCTCCTACTCGGTCTCCTCGCCCTGCGTTGGCTGCCCCGAGAAACTCCCGTCCCCGCAGCTGAGCACGAAGTGGCGACGACCTAG